In SAR324 cluster bacterium, one genomic interval encodes:
- a CDS encoding ATP-binding cassette domain-containing protein: MSVFHLENVQVSYKNTPALKNISLRIEQGEKIALIGPSGAGKTTLLQTLYERQPKTCAFVHQHYALVPQLSAYHNVYMGRLDRYSTWYNLLNLLKPQTRDVEEVGDILTSLQMREKMHERTGALSGGQQQRVSIARALFRGSPVLLADEPVSSIDPHQAGTVLELLTHIDKTLIMSLHAVDLALKYAQRIIGIREGVILFDQPSRQVSSDLLSALYQP, encoded by the coding sequence TTGTCCGTATTTCATTTGGAAAATGTTCAGGTTTCCTACAAGAACACTCCGGCTCTCAAAAATATCAGTCTGAGGATTGAGCAGGGCGAAAAAATCGCCTTGATTGGTCCAAGCGGGGCCGGGAAAACCACGTTGCTGCAAACCTTGTATGAACGACAGCCCAAAACATGCGCGTTTGTGCATCAGCATTATGCGCTGGTTCCGCAATTGAGTGCCTATCACAATGTTTACATGGGACGCCTGGACCGTTACAGCACCTGGTATAATCTGCTCAATCTGCTCAAGCCTCAGACCCGGGATGTGGAAGAAGTTGGCGACATTCTGACGTCTCTGCAAATGCGGGAAAAGATGCATGAACGCACAGGCGCTCTCTCAGGGGGACAGCAACAACGGGTGTCCATTGCCCGTGCCCTGTTTCGGGGGAGTCCTGTCCTGCTGGCGGATGAACCGGTTTCGTCCATTGATCCCCATCAGGCGGGAACGGTTCTGGAACTGCTCACCCACATTGACAAAACCCTCATCATGTCGTTGCATGCGGTTGACTTGGCCTTGAAATATGCCCAGCGGATTATCGGTATCCGTGAGGGCGTGATTCTGTTTGATCAGCCGTCCCGTCAGGTTTCGTCAGACCTGCTTTCCGCATTGTATCAGCCATGA
- a CDS encoding cupin domain-containing protein has protein sequence MQTIIEKYGLSPHPEGGYYLEIYRSGQSVVSPVAMAPRSAVTHIYFLLVKGQISRFHKVLHDEIWNFYEGSPLRLIQFDGVQLAETMLGPGCETYVSIVPPKVYQASETTGEYSLVGCTVAPGFDFADFSFLKDDATQVDVLMRIHADYQRFL, from the coding sequence ATGCAAACAATAATTGAAAAATACGGATTGTCGCCACATCCTGAAGGTGGGTACTACCTTGAAATCTATCGTTCAGGACAATCGGTGGTTTCACCTGTGGCCATGGCACCACGCAGTGCGGTGACGCACATTTATTTTCTGCTGGTCAAGGGACAAATCAGTAGATTCCATAAAGTTCTGCATGATGAAATCTGGAATTTTTATGAAGGATCTCCTCTCAGATTGATACAGTTTGATGGGGTTCAACTTGCTGAAACCATGCTGGGACCTGGATGTGAAACGTATGTCTCCATTGTTCCGCCCAAGGTGTATCAGGCCTCTGAAACTACGGGTGAATACAGTCTTGTGGGTTGCACCGTGGCTCCGGGATTTGATTTTGCGGATTTTTCATTTCTGAAGGATGACGCGACTCAGGTTGATGTTTTGATGAGAATTCATGCGGATTATCAACGGTTTCTTTGA
- the selD gene encoding selenide, water dikinase SelD, with protein MDHLLATLPAVKDANVLVGIETSDDAGVYRLNDEQAMVMTVDFITPPVDDPFLFGQIAAANSLSDVYAMGGKPLACMNLVGFPSDKLGMDILDGIIAGALHKITEAGAVLVGGHTVEDEEPKFGLSVTGMVHPEKIWRNVGAQPGDQLILTKPLGSGVLFNANLKQWVSQEALQECLEHLVVLNKTAAEVASGFEIHAATDITGFGLAGHCLNMARGSGVTLKITVADLPVMREALEMYVKGMSTGANLANRRKVEKYTRYEKTLTRFQQELTLDPQTSGGLLFSVAGTQAESLLTALHLAGVTSAKIIGSVLPSMENIALHFA; from the coding sequence CTGGATCACCTGCTGGCAACACTGCCCGCAGTCAAGGATGCGAATGTACTGGTGGGAATTGAAACCAGCGATGATGCCGGCGTGTATCGTCTGAATGACGAGCAGGCGATGGTCATGACGGTGGATTTCATCACACCACCGGTCGATGACCCGTTTTTGTTCGGGCAGATCGCCGCGGCAAATTCTCTGAGCGACGTGTACGCTATGGGTGGCAAACCACTGGCCTGCATGAATCTGGTCGGATTTCCATCTGATAAATTGGGGATGGATATTCTGGATGGTATCATTGCCGGAGCACTGCACAAAATCACCGAAGCGGGTGCCGTGCTGGTCGGTGGGCATACGGTGGAGGACGAAGAACCCAAATTCGGGTTGTCAGTCACCGGGATGGTGCATCCTGAAAAAATCTGGCGCAATGTCGGTGCTCAGCCCGGAGACCAGTTGATTTTGACGAAACCGTTGGGAAGTGGCGTGTTATTCAATGCCAATCTCAAACAATGGGTTTCTCAGGAAGCTCTTCAGGAATGTCTGGAGCACCTGGTGGTGTTGAACAAAACCGCGGCGGAAGTGGCTTCCGGATTTGAAATTCATGCGGCAACGGACATCACCGGGTTTGGCCTGGCAGGGCATTGTCTGAATATGGCACGCGGCAGTGGTGTGACCCTGAAAATCACTGTGGCCGATCTGCCGGTTATGCGTGAAGCTCTGGAAATGTATGTGAAAGGCATGTCCACCGGTGCCAATCTCGCAAACCGGAGAAAAGTTGAAAAATATACTCGTTATGAAAAAACCTTAACCCGTTTTCAGCAGGAACTCACACTGGATCCTCAAACCAGTGGAGGCCTGCTGTTTTCAGTCGCTGGAACTCAGGCGGAATCTTTGCTGACGGCCCTGCACCTCGCGGGTGTGACTTCAGCAAAGATTATTGGTAGTGTGTTGCCTTCCATGGAAAACATCGCCCTCCATTTTGCCTGA
- a CDS encoding ABC transporter permease, with product MKKTSLIFVGIAVFCLVFADIAITTIDPWHELGRMLLGAVTPDFRVAYDYREAFLNTLVFALCGIALGVVLGSLLAFFFHRAGVRFFCAFLRSIHEIFWAFIFLPIVGLNPVCGVLAIGIPYAGVFAKVYAEILQESDHRPLQGVPDGSSLLSRFFFSILPVIYADIKNYTTYRFECALRSSAILGFIGLPTIGFHLETAFRESQYSEVSALLYLFYLLIASLRYWLKPRLVPLYVMVAFAFLSRDISIRWENVVRFFTYEILPWPMRRTGYYDGTRTVIWAWEPVWNWAWGILSTEGLKGVWNTFLLTQIALVTTGIVTLTTFPGICRHLSVKWLERVVYYTLIVMRTTPEYILAYVFVHLWGPSMLPAFLAIGLHNGAILGYLTGNHANLIALRFDAPPGKLNRYFFEVLPRVYGQFLAFLFYRWEIMMRESAILGILGVYTLGFYIDSAISDDKLDKAFLLILVTAILNMTIDTTSQIVRKKLKVSSKISLSV from the coding sequence ATGAAAAAGACCAGTCTGATTTTTGTGGGAATTGCGGTGTTCTGCCTGGTGTTTGCTGATATCGCCATCACCACGATTGATCCCTGGCATGAACTGGGCAGAATGCTGCTGGGGGCGGTCACCCCTGATTTCAGAGTGGCGTATGATTACCGTGAGGCCTTTCTAAACACACTGGTGTTCGCCTTGTGCGGGATTGCGCTCGGCGTTGTTTTGGGAAGCCTTCTGGCCTTCTTTTTTCATCGTGCCGGAGTGCGATTTTTCTGTGCGTTTCTGCGATCCATCCATGAAATTTTCTGGGCCTTCATTTTTTTGCCGATTGTCGGGTTGAATCCTGTATGCGGTGTGCTGGCCATTGGTATTCCCTATGCGGGAGTGTTTGCCAAGGTTTACGCTGAAATTCTGCAGGAGTCTGATCATCGGCCGTTGCAGGGAGTGCCTGACGGCAGTTCGCTGTTGAGCCGGTTTTTCTTTTCGATCCTGCCGGTGATTTATGCCGATATCAAAAACTACACTACCTACCGGTTTGAATGCGCGTTACGTTCCAGTGCCATTCTTGGTTTCATCGGCCTGCCAACTATTGGTTTTCACCTGGAAACCGCTTTCCGGGAAAGTCAATATTCTGAAGTTTCCGCATTGCTCTATCTGTTTTATCTGCTGATTGCCTCCTTGCGTTACTGGCTAAAACCACGCCTGGTTCCGTTGTATGTCATGGTGGCATTCGCGTTTTTATCCAGAGATATTTCCATTCGCTGGGAAAATGTGGTGCGGTTTTTCACTTATGAAATTCTGCCATGGCCGATGCGCAGAACTGGTTATTACGATGGAACACGCACCGTGATCTGGGCGTGGGAACCCGTGTGGAACTGGGCCTGGGGGATTCTCAGCACTGAAGGTTTGAAGGGCGTTTGGAACACATTTCTGTTGACGCAAATTGCGTTGGTGACAACCGGGATCGTGACATTGACCACGTTTCCGGGGATTTGCCGGCATCTTTCGGTCAAGTGGCTGGAGCGAGTGGTTTATTACACGCTGATTGTGATGCGAACCACGCCCGAGTATATTCTGGCGTATGTGTTTGTGCATCTGTGGGGACCCTCCATGTTGCCTGCTTTTCTAGCGATTGGACTGCATAACGGGGCAATTCTGGGGTATCTGACGGGCAATCATGCCAACCTGATTGCATTGAGATTTGATGCGCCTCCGGGGAAGTTGAACCGCTACTTTTTTGAAGTCCTTCCCAGAGTTTACGGACAGTTTCTGGCGTTTCTGTTTTATCGTTGGGAAATCATGATGCGGGAATCCGCCATTCTGGGAATTCTTGGAGTTTACACCCTGGGCTTTTATATCGACAGTGCCATTTCTGATGACAAGCTGGACAAGGCGTTTTTATTGATTCTGGTGACGGCGATTCTCAATATGACGATTGACACCACGTCTCAGATTGTTCGGAAAAAGTTAAAGGTTTCCAGCAAAATCAGCCTGTCTGTGTGA
- a CDS encoding sel1 repeat family protein, with protein sequence MLGAIKILVVVAFVGVIMVVVILLFTFNYMRHKKAVQKRILAKKQLCDGQSCWNLAEHLEKLPGVFSEHELQQCRVRAFKQGFAPALEFFAGKPDPSSDTDFFGKEWFEFVSKVAQHNLNEGFYQQGRCYEDGKGVEHNMSKAIECWKTAANLRDPLSQWSLGVCYEHGLGTSKDLVQAYVWLSLSAKSFKPAENDRYDLAFMLDKSQHQEANRLIEQKNLMTPGESSANEAIQTV encoded by the coding sequence ATGTTGGGTGCCATAAAAATCCTGGTTGTGGTTGCCTTTGTTGGCGTGATCATGGTCGTTGTGATCCTGTTGTTTACCTTCAATTATATGCGCCACAAAAAAGCCGTACAAAAAAGAATTCTGGCAAAAAAACAATTATGTGATGGCCAATCCTGCTGGAACCTGGCAGAACATTTGGAAAAATTACCAGGTGTTTTCTCAGAGCATGAACTTCAGCAATGTAGAGTCAGAGCGTTTAAACAGGGCTTTGCTCCGGCTCTTGAGTTTTTTGCGGGAAAGCCAGATCCGTCATCGGACACAGATTTTTTCGGGAAAGAATGGTTTGAATTCGTTTCAAAGGTGGCCCAACACAACCTGAACGAAGGTTTCTATCAACAGGGACGTTGCTATGAAGACGGCAAGGGTGTTGAACACAATATGAGTAAGGCCATTGAATGTTGGAAAACAGCAGCCAATCTGCGCGATCCTCTCTCACAATGGAGTCTTGGCGTGTGCTATGAACATGGTCTGGGAACCTCAAAGGATCTGGTGCAGGCGTATGTATGGTTGTCACTCAGCGCAAAATCCTTCAAGCCTGCGGAAAACGACCGTTATGATCTGGCGTTTATGCTGGACAAATCACAACATCAGGAAGCAAACCGACTGATCGAACAGAAAAACCTGATGACACCTGGAGAGTCAAGTGCCAATGAAGCGATCCAGACTGTTTGA
- a CDS encoding SH3 domain-containing protein, whose protein sequence is MIDAPVSFRLLCSYLLLLTVSTQTLWGAPTPVSEATPQIQAPTRQIAQTTDDEESNFSLNNVKERVLYELAKQQNRSNLYQYYLEKFPKGVFAGDVAQKWLERLRQSPDTVWNQPPIQSNCPEIFQILGKSLNIREKPNLKAAKLGSYSPEDMICVLEKQQDWNRTPKGWVYAAYMKPDPRFSGGLDLFLVYQTLVKNPEYLEQAKTLRESTLRQWALNQRTIEAYDRYLKNYESDPNAKELINTREDLRFEQALAQHTAAAYDLYLQEYPKGNYRSECVKLREHALFQWTLMQNTQEAYGTFLQAYPSSSYRSHIRQLLRNLTSSTP, encoded by the coding sequence ATGATTGATGCTCCTGTTTCTTTCCGGCTATTGTGTTCATACCTGTTGCTTCTGACGGTATCCACACAGACATTATGGGGTGCCCCCACTCCAGTTTCTGAAGCCACTCCGCAGATACAGGCACCCACACGCCAGATCGCCCAAACCACGGATGACGAAGAAAGCAATTTTTCACTGAACAATGTCAAAGAACGGGTCTTGTATGAACTGGCCAAACAACAGAACAGATCCAATCTGTATCAATATTATCTGGAAAAATTTCCCAAGGGAGTCTTTGCTGGAGATGTCGCGCAAAAATGGCTGGAACGACTCAGACAGTCCCCTGACACCGTCTGGAATCAACCACCGATTCAAAGCAATTGCCCGGAAATTTTCCAGATTCTGGGAAAAAGTCTGAATATCCGTGAAAAACCAAATCTCAAAGCAGCTAAACTCGGCAGTTACTCCCCGGAGGATATGATCTGTGTGCTTGAAAAACAGCAGGACTGGAACCGAACCCCCAAAGGCTGGGTGTATGCGGCATACATGAAACCAGATCCACGGTTCAGTGGCGGGCTTGATCTGTTCCTAGTGTATCAGACGCTTGTCAAAAACCCTGAATATCTCGAACAGGCAAAAACCCTGCGAGAGTCAACCCTCAGACAATGGGCACTGAACCAACGAACGATTGAAGCCTACGACCGTTATCTGAAAAATTATGAGAGTGACCCAAATGCTAAAGAACTGATCAATACACGAGAGGATCTGAGATTTGAACAGGCCCTGGCCCAACATACCGCGGCCGCCTATGATCTGTATCTGCAGGAATATCCCAAAGGGAATTATCGTTCTGAGTGTGTAAAACTCCGGGAGCACGCATTGTTTCAATGGACACTGATGCAAAACACACAGGAAGCCTATGGAACATTTCTGCAAGCCTATCCTTCCTCCTCCTACCGCAGTCATATCCGACAACTGTTGAGAAATCTTACAAGCTCAACACCTTGA
- a CDS encoding putative selenate ABC transporter substrate-binding protein, translating into MLFQISLKKICLLLSMIALMSAVSLAQTFKFTAIPDEDTARLQERFNKVAQYLSKELNVKVEYIPVKSYSASIAAFKNNDVQLAWFGGLSGVQARLAVPGSLAIAQGEEDTTFISYIIAHTSTGLSYGEDFPEKIEGKTFSFGSKGSTSGRLMPEYYIRQFFKKSPEDVFSRVGFSGDHSKTLALVQSGSYQVGVLNFKVWENEVKAGNVDATKVQVLWKTPTYPDYNWTIRGDADAVFGKGFIQKTQKALIGMKDRELLDTFPRDRFIEADNTMYQPILDTAQEIGILRE; encoded by the coding sequence ATGTTGTTCCAAATTTCTTTAAAAAAAATCTGCCTATTGCTGTCCATGATTGCACTCATGAGTGCTGTTAGCCTGGCGCAAACCTTCAAATTCACTGCGATTCCTGATGAAGACACTGCCCGATTGCAAGAGCGTTTCAACAAGGTGGCTCAATATTTGTCCAAGGAATTGAACGTTAAGGTGGAATACATCCCTGTCAAGTCCTATAGCGCGTCGATCGCGGCCTTCAAGAACAACGATGTTCAACTGGCATGGTTTGGCGGTTTGTCCGGTGTGCAGGCACGTCTGGCCGTTCCGGGGTCACTGGCGATTGCTCAGGGTGAAGAAGACACGACCTTCATTTCCTACATCATCGCGCATACCAGCACCGGCTTGTCTTATGGCGAGGACTTTCCCGAAAAAATCGAGGGGAAAACCTTTTCTTTCGGGTCCAAAGGTTCCACCTCCGGTCGGCTGATGCCGGAATATTACATCCGTCAGTTTTTCAAAAAATCTCCGGAAGATGTTTTCAGCAGAGTCGGATTCAGTGGTGATCACTCCAAAACGTTGGCTTTGGTGCAGTCTGGAAGTTATCAGGTGGGTGTGCTGAATTTCAAAGTCTGGGAAAATGAAGTCAAAGCAGGAAATGTCGATGCCACCAAAGTACAGGTGCTCTGGAAAACACCCACGTATCCTGATTATAACTGGACGATCAGAGGCGATGCTGATGCTGTGTTTGGCAAGGGCTTCATCCAGAAAACCCAAAAAGCATTGATCGGTATGAAAGATCGGGAATTGCTCGACACGTTTCCACGGGATCGTTTTATTGAAGCGGACAATACCATGTATCAGCCCATATTGGATACCGCACAGGAAATCGGCATTTTGAGGGAGTAG